The Hyperthermus butylicus DSM 5456 genome includes a region encoding these proteins:
- a CDS encoding tRNA (guanine(10)-N(2))-dimethyltransferase, translated as MDVGFPVRVVREGGVEIVVPDMDVYRRPNGVYEPAWAPVFYNPRMAFNRDIAVVFARTYARLRGLDKLVVVEPLAGSGVRAVRYAVEAGAIVFASDIDSDAVYLSRVNAERNKVSERVRVEKADANEFMARLPRMGVKPTIIDIDPFGSPAPFLDTAIQALRPRGVLAVTATDTAPLSGTHPRALRRRYDVRPGRLAWEKEQAVRILAGYIIRRAAAHEYGVRILLAYYVDYYVRIYAELWRGAGRADKSLEQLGYGAYCYSCGYTSLASNPLERCPYCQAQLGIVGPLYIGKLCDESFIEEMLREAEKMWDILAEPDRVVKLLEQLLKECDIVKPYYRLDKLCSILRMNMPKMNTVVEELRNRGYNATRTHFDPRGFKTNAPHWAVVKMLLETRR; from the coding sequence ATGGATGTAGGATTCCCAGTGAGAGTCGTACGTGAAGGCGGCGTGGAAATCGTTGTACCTGACATGGATGTCTATCGTAGACCCAATGGTGTCTACGAGCCTGCGTGGGCGCCAGTCTTCTATAATCCGAGGATGGCGTTCAATCGTGACATAGCGGTGGTGTTTGCGCGTACATATGCTAGGCTACGTGGACTCGATAAGCTCGTTGTTGTAGAGCCACTTGCTGGTAGTGGTGTTAGGGCGGTACGCTATGCTGTTGAGGCTGGGGCAATAGTGTTTGCCTCAGACATAGATTCCGACGCCGTATACCTCTCGAGAGTTAATGCTGAGCGGAATAAGGTCTCCGAGAGAGTTCGTGTGGAAAAGGCGGATGCAAACGAGTTTATGGCGCGGCTTCCGAGGATGGGGGTGAAGCCAACGATAATAGATATAGATCCTTTCGGTAGTCCCGCGCCATTCCTAGACACTGCTATACAAGCCCTAAGACCCCGAGGCGTACTCGCTGTAACAGCGACAGATACAGCCCCCCTCTCTGGAACGCATCCTAGAGCTCTACGCCGACGCTATGATGTAAGGCCTGGAAGACTTGCATGGGAAAAAGAGCAGGCAGTACGTATACTAGCAGGCTACATTATAAGGCGCGCAGCAGCACACGAGTATGGTGTCCGCATACTTCTAGCCTACTATGTAGACTACTATGTCCGAATCTATGCCGAGCTATGGCGGGGGGCAGGCCGGGCAGATAAGTCACTGGAACAGCTAGGCTACGGTGCATATTGCTACAGCTGTGGCTACACTAGCCTAGCTAGCAATCCGTTAGAACGCTGCCCCTACTGCCAAGCACAGTTAGGCATAGTAGGCCCACTATATATCGGGAAGCTCTGCGACGAGTCATTCATAGAGGAGATGTTGAGAGAAGCTGAGAAGATGTGGGACATACTAGCAGAACCTGATAGGGTTGTAAAACTTCTAGAACAACTCCTCAAGGAGTGTGACATAGTAAAGCCCTATTATAGGCTCGACAAGCTATGCAGTATACTACGCATGAACATGCCTAAGATGAACACAGTAGTCGAGGAACTCCGTAACCGAGGCTACAATGCAACCAGAACGCATTTCGATCCACGCGGCTTTAAAACTAATGCACCCCACTGGGCTGTGGTAAAGATGCTCCTAGAAACTAGGCGTTAG
- a CDS encoding molybdopterin-dependent oxidoreductase yields MPAEVHGCRVYLNRLAAPEPIVVADCTVTGKVGARGEAHAAIEGLLRLLDHGLGLKEALEATGYSVEPLARRRFTVHSAPLRGGGEARVVEARGVVLTATAVLPVSLMARVDDGVRERLEKGAVLRIGEAVEPPVYLSRPVLEPGDGEPAGQKAIPRFVTYAAEGPPEAVPSNATIRVYTPRGITVIDQGILGETAEWLVLDMHCVTGWSVRGKRWLAAPLREVLRLAGAEVPSGGWLLARSAGGYASIVPLQEALEYGYIAIGLEGKQLDRDRGAPARLVLPRLYGWKHTKWLTEIHLLEGYTDGYWEAKGYHERGLVALEERFKIRNLELIDVTEH; encoded by the coding sequence TTGCCAGCCGAGGTTCATGGATGCAGGGTCTACTTGAATCGATTAGCAGCGCCAGAGCCCATAGTAGTTGCAGACTGTACAGTGACGGGTAAGGTGGGCGCCCGAGGCGAGGCCCACGCGGCGATAGAGGGGCTCCTCCGGCTCCTAGACCATGGTCTCGGCCTCAAGGAGGCCCTCGAAGCCACGGGTTACAGCGTGGAGCCGCTTGCCCGCAGAAGGTTCACAGTACACAGTGCTCCACTGCGAGGCGGAGGCGAGGCCCGAGTCGTAGAGGCTCGAGGCGTCGTGCTAACAGCTACAGCTGTGCTCCCTGTGAGCCTCATGGCTCGTGTAGACGATGGTGTTAGAGAGCGTCTGGAGAAGGGTGCAGTGCTGAGGATAGGTGAAGCAGTGGAGCCACCCGTCTACCTTTCCCGGCCGGTGCTCGAGCCTGGCGATGGTGAACCCGCCGGTCAAAAGGCTATACCACGTTTCGTCACCTATGCAGCTGAGGGTCCTCCTGAGGCAGTGCCCAGCAACGCTACGATACGGGTCTACACGCCCCGGGGCATCACGGTGATAGACCAGGGAATCCTTGGGGAGACTGCTGAGTGGCTCGTGCTAGATATGCACTGCGTCACCGGCTGGAGCGTCAGGGGGAAGCGTTGGCTAGCCGCCCCGTTGCGCGAGGTTCTCCGCTTGGCTGGGGCTGAGGTGCCGTCCGGGGGCTGGCTTCTAGCCCGCAGCGCTGGAGGATACGCCTCTATCGTCCCGCTCCAGGAAGCTCTCGAGTACGGCTACATAGCGATAGGCCTGGAGGGGAAGCAGCTTGACAGAGACCGTGGCGCGCCAGCCAGGCTAGTACTCCCCAGGCTGTATGGCTGGAAGCACACCAAGTGGCTCACCGAGATACACCTACTCGAAGGCTACACTGACGGCTACTGGGAGGCTAAAGGCTATCACGAACGCGGCCTAGTAGCGTTAGAGGAGCGGTTCAAGATACGCAACCTGGAACTCATAGACGTAACAGAGCATTAA
- a CDS encoding glycosyltransferase, translated as MISVIVVVRNNREGLRKLLDALKGYVERYKLELIVVDDASTANVVEIVRQHPTAAHVRYVRIDSTPRDWLPKSYALWVGANIARGDILFFLDSDVELINTGCILSVVQRVLCNPNSRVIVSFVPLFNCGKSRLCIGFETVVTAIIQGLAGHHRKSKPWIYGCCWAIRRQLYAELGGHRVVKQRVTEDVAFASLAAAKNVELKIFDAREMVAVDAVKSVRDYFYFSARYS; from the coding sequence TTGATTTCGGTCATAGTTGTTGTACGTAATAACCGTGAAGGGCTTAGGAAGCTCCTAGATGCTCTAAAGGGGTATGTTGAAAGATATAAGCTGGAACTGATAGTAGTGGATGATGCTAGCACTGCGAACGTAGTGGAAATAGTGCGGCAGCACCCTACAGCGGCGCATGTACGTTACGTGCGGATAGACTCTACGCCAAGAGATTGGCTTCCCAAGAGCTACGCGTTATGGGTTGGTGCAAATATTGCGCGTGGCGACATATTGTTCTTCCTAGACTCTGATGTGGAGCTAATAAACACGGGTTGTATATTATCAGTAGTGCAGAGAGTTCTTTGCAACCCAAATAGTAGGGTTATAGTGAGCTTCGTACCCCTTTTCAACTGTGGAAAATCCCGGCTCTGTATAGGCTTCGAAACAGTAGTAACAGCGATCATACAAGGGTTAGCTGGGCACCATAGAAAAAGCAAGCCATGGATTTATGGATGCTGCTGGGCCATAAGGAGACAGCTCTATGCCGAGCTCGGAGGCCATAGAGTGGTCAAGCAAAGGGTTACAGAAGATGTGGCTTTTGCTAGTCTCGCGGCAGCAAAGAATGTAGAACTAAAGATCTTTGATGCCCGCGAGATGGTAGCAGTAGATGCGGTGAAGAGTGTTAGGGACTACTTTTACTTCTCGGCAAGATACTCCTAG
- a CDS encoding 50S ribosomal protein L38e, with protein sequence MPVEVKSEEEFLKVLERARECRVKLGYRRKETEEGTRRIRVLKVKARTPKYLYTLVFEDIDKGIEFIKTIKDKCQNLVIFDEEVRNKLA encoded by the coding sequence ATGCCCGTGGAGGTAAAGAGCGAAGAGGAATTCCTAAAGGTGCTTGAACGGGCACGTGAGTGCAGGGTTAAACTTGGATACAGGCGTAAGGAGACGGAAGAGGGAACGAGAAGGATTAGAGTCCTAAAGGTTAAGGCACGAACGCCAAAGTATCTCTACACACTGGTATTCGAAGACATTGACAAGGGTATCGAGTTCATAAAAACAATTAAGGATAAGTGTCAAAATCTCGTCATATTCGACGAAGAGGTAAGAAACAAGCTCGCATAA
- a CDS encoding DNA-directed RNA polymerase subunit G: MAGEAIVAFEGTVVSVEPELIPKLYVTRIKSNNGEYEVEMDTHSELIVFKEGDNVLVELSRSVPEYRDGVDFVGRGTVVSIKRDGETYAALISMGGLLFIIRSRKELDLAPVEKVYVKVAPRS, encoded by the coding sequence GTGGCTGGAGAAGCCATTGTAGCCTTTGAAGGAACGGTGGTATCTGTCGAGCCCGAGCTAATACCAAAGCTCTACGTAACTAGGATAAAGAGCAATAATGGCGAGTACGAGGTTGAAATGGACACTCATAGTGAGCTAATAGTCTTCAAAGAAGGTGATAATGTTCTGGTCGAGTTATCCCGTAGTGTGCCAGAATATCGAGACGGCGTTGACTTTGTTGGTAGGGGTACAGTTGTGTCTATCAAGAGGGATGGGGAGACCTACGCGGCACTAATATCCATGGGGGGACTACTCTTCATTATAAGGTCTCGCAAAGAGTTAGACCTGGCACCTGTAGAGAAGGTATACGTTAAGGTTGCACCGAGGAGCTAA
- a CDS encoding Lsm family RNA-binding protein produces the protein MASIMSPTPTRRFLAELQNLVGKRVEVVLVNGQRYRGTLLGFDHPELNLVLGDVEAEREKVPRLFLMGRVIAEIRAYELMLFDAREFADYIVRKLGLRPDAVRVYEDAGVVVVYNSIRVTANGVEGAGTLAAKISYLLKEYLEAKRRGEKPA, from the coding sequence GTGGCGTCGATAATGTCTCCGACACCAACGCGCAGGTTTCTAGCTGAGCTACAAAACCTGGTAGGTAAACGCGTCGAAGTAGTATTGGTTAACGGGCAGAGGTATCGTGGAACCCTGCTGGGCTTCGATCATCCAGAACTGAACCTCGTACTCGGAGACGTTGAAGCCGAAAGGGAGAAAGTACCACGGCTATTCCTAATGGGCCGTGTAATAGCCGAGATAAGAGCCTATGAGCTAATGCTCTTTGATGCCAGAGAGTTTGCAGACTATATAGTCAGAAAGCTTGGACTACGTCCTGACGCTGTAAGAGTCTACGAGGATGCCGGCGTAGTAGTAGTCTATAATAGTATAAGAGTCACAGCAAACGGCGTAGAAGGGGCTGGCACTCTCGCCGCAAAGATTAGCTACCTTCTGAAGGAGTATCTTGAGGCTAAGAGGAGGGGCGAGAAGCCCGCTTGA
- the tgtA gene encoding tRNA guanosine(15) transglycosylase TgtA: protein MKREIGVFEIREKDLAGRIARLYTPHGVLETPALLPVIDPVRQEVPLVEIKRLGFNAVITNAYLLWKRLGEQAAEKGVHGVLGFEGIVMTDSGAYQLLEYGHVEVEPREIVEYEKKIGSDIAVILDVPTGNTRDRKQAEESVRETLRRAEEAQSYIDPDKRIWTLPIQGGPFIDLVRESAEKARKLKDYKLYALGSPTVLLERYEYSTLLDMVFTARFSLPVTRPLHLFGAGHPMIIPFAVALGVDMFDSASYILYARDNRYMTLTKTYRLENLEYFPCSCPVCSRYTPQELREMPRDERVKLLALHNLYVLRQAINEVKTAIREGRLWELLEERSRAHPSLATAFAKFRQYIEKIEQLAPRVKTGFVRGLLLYGSESLYNPRVVAYRRSIRINYKPRIRGELKLIPVSPFEKPFTSSKLYRSIKKGRRDIHVVGYMLYLGPIPEELAETYPGSQFEVNLTPYWEVVEETARSIAEYVEANKANYTSIEIYYCQGDGLKWSRPVAEKTTELLRKRGVEVKLAELGEC, encoded by the coding sequence TTGAAGCGCGAGATAGGAGTTTTTGAAATCCGCGAAAAAGACCTAGCGGGAAGAATAGCTAGACTCTATACTCCACACGGCGTACTCGAAACTCCTGCACTACTGCCAGTGATAGACCCGGTTAGGCAAGAGGTACCACTGGTCGAGATCAAGAGGCTCGGCTTTAACGCCGTGATAACAAACGCCTATCTACTCTGGAAACGGCTTGGCGAGCAAGCGGCAGAGAAGGGCGTACATGGAGTCTTAGGCTTTGAAGGCATAGTAATGACTGACTCTGGTGCCTACCAGCTACTCGAATACGGCCATGTGGAGGTTGAGCCAAGAGAAATAGTTGAGTACGAGAAGAAGATAGGTAGCGATATTGCTGTAATCCTGGACGTACCAACGGGGAATACGAGGGATAGGAAACAAGCCGAAGAGAGTGTTAGGGAGACACTTAGACGCGCCGAGGAGGCGCAAAGCTACATAGATCCCGATAAGAGAATATGGACCCTACCCATCCAGGGCGGCCCCTTCATAGACCTTGTCCGCGAAAGCGCGGAGAAAGCCAGGAAGCTCAAGGACTACAAGCTATACGCCCTTGGGAGCCCAACGGTTCTCCTCGAGAGGTATGAATACAGTACGCTACTAGACATGGTATTTACAGCAAGGTTTAGTCTACCAGTTACAAGGCCGCTACACCTCTTCGGAGCAGGACACCCAATGATAATACCTTTCGCAGTCGCGCTGGGCGTAGACATGTTCGACTCAGCATCTTACATCCTCTACGCGAGGGATAACCGGTACATGACCCTAACAAAGACCTATCGGCTAGAAAACCTAGAGTATTTCCCCTGCAGCTGCCCTGTGTGCAGTAGGTATACACCACAAGAGTTGAGAGAAATGCCGCGCGATGAGAGGGTAAAGTTGCTCGCCTTACACAACCTATACGTACTCCGACAAGCAATAAACGAGGTTAAGACGGCAATCCGTGAGGGCAGGCTGTGGGAGCTGCTGGAGGAAAGGAGTAGAGCCCACCCATCCCTAGCAACAGCCTTCGCAAAATTCAGACAGTACATCGAGAAGATAGAGCAGCTAGCACCACGTGTAAAGACAGGGTTTGTAAGAGGCCTACTCCTTTACGGTTCTGAAAGCCTCTACAACCCTAGAGTAGTAGCCTATAGGCGCAGCATAAGAATAAACTACAAGCCGCGCATAAGGGGAGAGCTAAAGCTAATACCTGTATCACCGTTCGAGAAGCCATTCACGTCATCAAAGCTGTACCGCAGTATCAAAAAAGGCAGACGAGACATCCACGTGGTAGGATACATGTTGTACCTCGGCCCTATACCAGAGGAGCTGGCTGAGACCTATCCTGGCTCACAGTTTGAGGTAAACCTAACACCATACTGGGAGGTTGTTGAAGAAACCGCAAGGAGCATAGCAGAGTACGTGGAGGCAAACAAGGCCAACTATACAAGCATAGAGATATACTACTGTCAGGGCGATGGGCTCAAGTGGAGTAGGCCCGTTGCGGAGAAAACAACGGAGCTACTAAGGAAAAGAGGTGTAGAAGTTAAGCTGGCTGAGCTTGGAGAGTGCTAA
- a CDS encoding proteasome assembly chaperone family protein has product MAFRARFEYKGIRIAYDEALLEGASLFVSGFKGYGAVGYIATLHLAEKANCSKAGFVLTKYMPEAVTPGSSGIVAPFTLYSCMPRDDFRILLLVNHDIPVVYERARFAEAIVRFLVERNIPEAVLIGGFDARYKQGDEKFRWVATAAYSRSLDAPKMDKGLYVIGPLALLLLYAEVYGYPAVALLPYTETARPDPRAAAAAIEVINKLYGFSIGVDELLEEARKIEEMIVLMEQQQKEALIPPSSERAYM; this is encoded by the coding sequence TTGGCGTTTAGGGCTAGGTTTGAGTATAAGGGGATAAGGATAGCTTACGATGAGGCACTCTTAGAGGGAGCAAGTCTATTTGTGTCTGGATTTAAGGGATATGGTGCTGTAGGATATATAGCAACACTCCACTTGGCTGAGAAGGCGAACTGTAGCAAGGCCGGTTTTGTGCTTACAAAGTACATGCCGGAGGCTGTAACTCCAGGGTCTAGCGGTATAGTTGCGCCCTTTACCCTATACTCGTGTATGCCTCGTGACGATTTCCGTATTTTGCTTCTTGTAAACCATGATATACCGGTTGTGTATGAGCGTGCAAGATTTGCTGAAGCTATAGTAAGGTTCCTGGTGGAGAGGAATATCCCAGAGGCAGTACTCATAGGAGGATTTGATGCAAGGTATAAGCAGGGCGATGAGAAGTTTAGGTGGGTAGCAACAGCAGCATATTCTAGAAGTCTTGATGCCCCCAAGATGGATAAGGGCCTCTACGTTATTGGTCCTCTAGCGCTCCTCCTACTATACGCCGAGGTTTATGGCTATCCTGCTGTAGCTCTGCTACCCTACACAGAGACGGCTCGCCCCGACCCTCGTGCGGCAGCGGCTGCTATTGAGGTCATCAACAAGCTCTACGGCTTCTCCATAGGTGTTGATGAATTGCTAGAAGAGGCTCGCAAGATTGAGGAAATGATAGTGTTGATGGAGCAGCAGCAGAAAGAGGCGCTTATTCCACCGAGCAGCGAGCGTGCCTACATGTAA
- a CDS encoding PUA domain-containing protein, translated as MIIRRARPEEVVRLRAIADYQFGFPAGDLLIPDNVVVGVSPATRRIREIYGEEGLLAVLRAHDYLYSLSLLGAKRLLALPEPRLRARLRVETPPSKSINCRIIETIDHDLRPGDEVIVLNSSGELVGVGRLRLSPTEILENECWGEAIRLRKTVKGDNS; from the coding sequence TTGATCATTAGGCGTGCACGGCCCGAAGAGGTTGTTAGGCTTAGAGCAATCGCAGACTATCAGTTTGGCTTTCCTGCAGGCGACCTATTAATCCCGGATAATGTGGTTGTAGGTGTTTCCCCTGCAACGCGCCGTATAAGGGAGATTTACGGCGAGGAGGGGCTGCTGGCTGTCCTCCGTGCACATGATTACTTGTACTCTCTCTCGCTATTAGGCGCCAAGAGGTTGCTAGCTCTTCCCGAGCCTCGTCTCCGCGCAAGGCTTCGTGTTGAAACACCTCCCTCCAAGAGCATTAATTGTAGAATTATAGAAACTATTGATCATGATCTCCGGCCCGGCGATGAGGTTATCGTGTTAAACTCTAGTGGCGAGCTTGTAGGTGTCGGCAGACTAAGATTATCGCCGACGGAAATACTTGAGAACGAGTGTTGGGGTGAGGCTATTAGGCTTAGGAAAACTGTTAAGGGGGATAATTCCTAG
- a CDS encoding MBL fold metallo-hydrolase translates to MAKIALRILGGGGEVGRLSVLVRVRPEERDGILLDAGVNFDEEDRPVFAATYPPKYVKAMILSHAHLDHIGTAPMYFISGRPRVYATKPTLEMAKLMLEDFLKLNGYYSPYEHYEVKLLLEAGEKIHYGQRIDIDGVEATFYSAGHVPGSTFTVLDIDGTRMGFTGDINTIETKLMKPANHHIIGSLDILVTEATYGSSLHPPRANAEKRLLSIIEETIDRKGTVLIPAFSIARGQEIMMILAEHDPGVPVYVDGMIRQITEIFLENPEYINNVNLLRKAYEEFNIVRGWRDRNKAWREPAVIIASAGMLKGGPSLYYLKRLGSNPRNAIILVSFQAPGSNGRRILEEGLMPDTEEPVRARVEWLDFSSHADRNGLLDVVRTTKPRYIVVVHSEADVAVKYAELLRSTGIPEEVIVAENNREYTLEV, encoded by the coding sequence GTGGCTAAGATAGCTCTCCGCATATTGGGTGGTGGAGGAGAGGTAGGCAGACTCTCAGTGCTAGTTAGGGTTAGGCCGGAGGAGCGTGATGGTATACTGCTAGATGCTGGCGTAAACTTTGATGAGGAAGACAGGCCGGTATTTGCGGCAACATACCCACCAAAGTATGTTAAGGCGATGATACTTAGTCATGCACATCTGGACCACATAGGCACAGCACCAATGTACTTTATCTCTGGTAGACCAAGAGTCTATGCTACAAAGCCAACACTCGAAATGGCAAAGCTAATGCTTGAGGACTTCCTAAAGCTCAACGGATACTATTCACCATACGAGCACTATGAGGTAAAGCTGTTGCTCGAGGCTGGAGAAAAGATTCACTATGGCCAACGCATAGACATAGATGGTGTTGAGGCAACCTTTTACTCGGCAGGACACGTCCCAGGTAGCACATTTACAGTACTAGATATTGACGGTACAAGGATGGGCTTCACAGGCGACATAAATACGATAGAGACCAAGCTTATGAAGCCAGCAAACCATCACATAATCGGCAGCCTCGACATACTGGTAACAGAGGCGACCTACGGTAGCAGCCTTCATCCACCAAGAGCCAACGCTGAGAAGAGGCTACTCTCAATAATCGAGGAGACGATCGACAGGAAGGGTACAGTGCTAATCCCGGCCTTCAGCATTGCGCGTGGCCAAGAGATAATGATGATACTAGCCGAGCACGATCCGGGTGTGCCTGTCTACGTCGATGGTATGATTAGGCAGATAACTGAGATATTCCTCGAAAATCCCGAGTACATAAACAACGTTAACCTGCTGAGGAAAGCCTACGAGGAGTTTAACATTGTGCGGGGCTGGCGCGATCGAAACAAGGCGTGGCGTGAGCCAGCAGTAATAATAGCCTCGGCAGGCATGCTCAAGGGAGGCCCAAGCCTATACTACCTAAAGAGGCTTGGGTCAAATCCGCGAAACGCAATCATACTAGTCAGCTTCCAGGCACCAGGCTCCAACGGTAGACGCATTCTCGAAGAGGGTCTAATGCCAGATACAGAGGAACCCGTAAGAGCTAGAGTTGAATGGCTAGATTTTAGCAGTCATGCCGACCGCAACGGTCTCTTAGATGTCGTAAGGACGACAAAGCCACGCTACATAGTAGTAGTCCACAGCGAAGCCGATGTAGCTGTAAAATATGCAGAGCTACTACGCAGTACTGGCATTCCAGAAGAAGTTATCGTAGCCGAAAACAATAGGGAGTATACGCTAGAAGTCTAG
- a CDS encoding nascent polypeptide-associated complex protein yields MFRLNPADIRRQFKRLGIKADVDVVEAEEVIVRKTDGKTLVLANPQVLLVKMQGGMVMLQAVSNSVEEVEAIGEKAPEISEEDVRLVAEQAGVSLEEARRALEEVGGDIAAAILLLEERKKASGAS; encoded by the coding sequence TTGTTTAGACTAAACCCGGCCGATATACGTAGGCAGTTTAAGAGGTTGGGCATTAAGGCTGATGTAGATGTCGTTGAAGCTGAGGAAGTCATAGTTAGGAAGACTGATGGCAAAACCCTGGTGCTTGCTAACCCGCAAGTGTTGCTTGTGAAGATGCAGGGCGGCATGGTTATGCTGCAAGCTGTCTCTAATAGCGTCGAGGAAGTTGAGGCGATAGGTGAAAAGGCCCCAGAGATTAGCGAAGAGGATGTAAGGCTTGTCGCTGAACAAGCAGGCGTCAGCCTTGAGGAGGCTAGGAGAGCACTTGAGGAGGTTGGTGGCGATATAGCAGCTGCTATCCTACTCCTTGAGGAGAGGAAGAAAGCTTCTGGAGCCTCTTAA
- a CDS encoding helix-turn-helix domain-containing protein, translated as MLSSVDDVLWPSRIVLRRIAQHIAGDIVMSDKPGLALRKWREIFAASQVEVARHMGVTSSVISDYEKGRRQPGSLFVKRFVEALLEIDSERGSPVTRRLARILQLHYLGAVIDMRDFEAGIPLDAVINAVQGVPVNSYIPQELLYGYTVIDSVRAIMMLSGNEFLYLLGSTTQRVVVFTKVTTGRSPMIALRVSTIKPAAIVLHGPKRLDPLAIWIAESENVPVVLSMCSSVEELVKRLQKLSSSPQGVG; from the coding sequence TTGCTGTCGAGCGTTGATGATGTTTTGTGGCCTTCGAGGATTGTTCTGAGGCGTATTGCGCAACACATTGCTGGCGATATTGTTATGAGTGATAAGCCTGGCCTGGCGCTGCGTAAGTGGCGTGAAATATTTGCAGCTAGCCAGGTGGAAGTTGCACGACACATGGGTGTCACATCAAGCGTTATTAGCGACTATGAGAAGGGGCGTCGCCAGCCCGGTTCGTTGTTCGTTAAGAGGTTTGTTGAGGCGCTCCTTGAGATTGATAGTGAACGGGGAAGCCCGGTTACACGACGGCTTGCCAGGATACTACAGCTCCACTATCTTGGCGCAGTCATAGACATGAGAGACTTCGAGGCCGGTATACCATTAGATGCTGTTATAAATGCAGTGCAGGGTGTACCCGTTAACTCCTACATCCCCCAGGAGCTACTCTACGGCTATACCGTAATCGATAGTGTGCGCGCGATAATGATGCTTTCCGGTAATGAGTTCCTATACTTGCTAGGCTCTACGACACAGCGTGTTGTCGTGTTCACAAAAGTTACCACGGGACGTAGCCCGATGATAGCACTTAGGGTTTCAACAATAAAGCCTGCAGCAATAGTACTCCATGGCCCAAAGAGGCTTGACCCGCTTGCGATCTGGATAGCTGAGAGCGAGAATGTACCGGTGGTGCTTAGCATGTGCAGCTCTGTAGAGGAGCTGGTTAAGAGGCTCCAGAAGCTTTCTTCCTCTCCTCAAGGAGTAGGATAG
- a CDS encoding haloacid dehalogenase translates to MSVPELANFDPQRLAEKFRAILSEINTVLSRREELRDSLIKLGRDVIKLSGWAINALHRGRVEEARKYIEEMDSIVSRFREMAKSDSFLAESGFVYNVLSEYVEAKVFYSVVVEGVIPSHRELSVPEVPYLQGVGDVLGELRRLALDYMRLGRLNEAEKVLDLMEAMYYEMRALEYPDALLPGVRHKVDVARRLIDDTKSLLLSVRARTGYGAS, encoded by the coding sequence GTGAGTGTGCCGGAGCTTGCAAACTTTGACCCGCAGAGACTGGCTGAGAAGTTTAGGGCTATACTATCAGAAATCAATACAGTGCTTTCTAGACGTGAGGAGCTGAGGGACTCGCTGATAAAGCTTGGCCGGGATGTGATCAAACTCTCCGGCTGGGCGATTAACGCTCTGCACCGGGGCCGAGTCGAGGAAGCTAGGAAGTATATTGAGGAGATGGACTCGATAGTTTCAAGGTTTAGGGAGATGGCTAAGTCTGACAGTTTCCTGGCTGAGAGCGGCTTTGTGTACAATGTATTGTCCGAGTATGTCGAGGCCAAGGTATTCTACTCGGTAGTCGTTGAGGGGGTCATACCTAGCCATAGGGAGCTTAGTGTACCCGAGGTACCGTACCTCCAGGGTGTGGGGGATGTGCTTGGGGAGCTTAGGAGGCTAGCACTAGACTACATGAGGCTCGGAAGACTCAACGAAGCAGAGAAAGTACTAGACCTCATGGAGGCTATGTACTATGAAATGCGTGCACTAGAGTATCCTGATGCCCTGCTACCTGGAGTCAGACACAAGGTTGATGTGGCGCGTCGCCTAATAGATGACACGAAATCCCTCCTCCTCAGTGTGAGGGCTAGAACGGGCTACGGTGCATCATAA